The Mauremys reevesii isolate NIE-2019 linkage group 1, ASM1616193v1, whole genome shotgun sequence genome segment TCTCTCTGGCAACAAGTTACCTCTTGTTCCTATTATAGCTGGTCACTGTAATATGCATGAATTGGCAACTAGTGTTACCAAGATAAAATAGTTAATGTGGCTTGTGTCTTCAAGACAGCGTTTAGAGCTGATTGAAGCTCCAGGGCAGGATAATCCATGTGGAAGTGCCGTATGCTCACTGCTGTTCATTTCTTTTGTTTGCAAACAGCCAATTGGAAACTACGTATCCATTTCATCTGTTTCCTCCAAACTGGGACCAATCGGCACTGCCTGAAATAGGGTACAAGGTACTCTTTGACCGGTTAGCTCTACTCAGGAAGAGATCTTTCCTATACTAGTTCTTGTGGAAGGTAGACTACTTAAAATTCAACCCTCAAACTCAAGAGATGAGGTTCATGTGGTGTTTCCAGTGACATGTGCAAGCTGGAAATATACAGTTGGCATGTTTGACATAGACATGTCACTGGGAAGCGAATTAAGACCACCAACTCATTCCACAGGAGCGCATGACTGTACAGCCATCAGATCATAATGACTTTTTGGTGACTACTGACTTGATCTGGACTCCAACTAATGACTTAGAGCGTGACGCTCCATAGCTCAatgcagatgtttttaaaaatacccagcagtacttttatttaaaaaatgaacacaCACTGAAGAATTCATAGTGAGAGGCATTCTGAAGATTACCAAGTCATGTAAAAAAATATTATGGAGACACTTACATTGCTTTCCTCATTAAAATGTCTGCCACTATGGTTACAACGCTATTTTAAAATACTAACTTTACTGTAGCAAACTTACTTTTCAAGTGTGAAAAGACCTCTAATAAGTAAGGGTGGGCCCTGGGAAAGTTTGGAGTATAGTACAGCTTGCTTGCTTTTTTGAAATTTGACCAATTTAAAATACACACTTGCACACGTGGGTGAAATGTACTCAAAAATGACTAGAACTAAATGAAAAACTCGAAGAAAATTCATTTTGAGTCGACTCAAACATTTTTGATTCAAAACTTGAGGAAAAAAATGGTCTCAATttgatgaaataaaaaaaattgatttctttgGTTCAAatcaaactcccccccccccccccagttcggGGGccaaactgggggaaaaaaaaagaactatTCACTCAGCTTGAATTGTGAGTGTAGTTGCAGGGTAGTTCCATCTCTAATGCAGTGTGGTTGGGTGCTTCCTTTTGTGAAAGGCCTGGGGAGAGCTCATTGAAAACATGTTAACATCTTGATTTGTGTTATGCTTATTGTTTTTAGTTGGTGGAGCTGAGTGATACTACCAGTGAATACAAGGAAGTCAAGGACCTATTTGAGAAGACAATGAAAAATTATAGAATCTGCAGATTGCAGAGGATTCAGAACCCATCACTTTGGCAAGTTTTCCAGTGGTTTGTAtccattttatttaattaaaaaacctCAGTCTTCTAGACCTGAGCtcaataagtttatggaggggctggtatgatgggactgccaatgatggcatgtggcccattggtgactgccagtagcaaaaatccccaactgctggagagaggacactagatggggagggctctgagttactacagataattctctcccaggtatctgcctggtgggtcttgcccacatgctcagggtctaactgattgccatattttgGGTCCGGAAGGAGgtttctcccaggtcagattggcagagaccttggggggttttaaccttcctctgcagcatgggacatgggtcacttgcaggttttaaactagtgtaaatggtgaattctttgtaactggaagtctttaaaccaggatttgacGACTTcattaactcagccagaggttaggggtatatttcaggagtgggtgagattttgtggcctgcgatgtgcagaaGGTCACACTAGATAATCATGGTGGTCCCTTTTGAccctaaagtctatgaatctaactAGGTACAGCAGAGTAATCCTGATAATTCTAGAGTTTGTTCTCTTTCTCATTATGTGCTGATGAGTCTCACTAACTCTAACCAAGAAGAAACTGTCCTCCCTAAATACCATAACTGGAGTAGCTCAAGACTGTTTtttccaggggtgctggaacaatttgtatagtgggggtgctgagagccattgaaccaaactgtaaaccctggatatgatggaaaccacttccagccagggggtgaagtagcacctctagttccagcatgTATGCTGATTTCTCTTGAATGTGCAGTTCTGGGTCCCTTTTATTAAGGCTATGGGTTGGTGAGGTTTTCTACTGAAACTTTGCAAACCATTCCTAGCTCGATTTAAAATGTGTCTGTAGATCTTCTTGTCAGAATACAGTTTACATGGCTTTGCAGGATATAAAAAGGATCATGCTCCTATGAGCCTGTTACTTTATGGTTGAATCTTGTGGCTAGATAGGTTTGCACTGACCCAGTGGAACTAGAAGTGGGGTTAATAGAAAACACTATGACTCCTTCCATGTGCCTTTCCCAAAGAAACCTAATTtgatctttaaaagcagcaaagagtcttgtggcaccttatagactaacagatgttttggagcatgagctttcgtgggtgaatacccacttcgtcggatgcaagtagtggaaatttccaggggcaggtttatatatgctagcaagaagcaagctagagataacgaggttagttcaatcagggaggatgaggccctgttctagcagtagagtgaaagccaagggaggagaaactggttctgtagttggcaagccattcacagtctttgtttaatcctgagctgatggtgtcaaatttgcagatgaactggagctcagcagtttctctttgaagtctggtcctgaagttttttttgctgcaggatggccaccttaagatctgctattgtgtggccagggaggttgaagtgttctcgtgcaggtgaatgaactggtgatggtgtggctgatctggttaggtcctgtgatggtgtcgctggtgtagatatgtgggcagagttggcatcgaggtttgttgcatggattggttcctgagctagaacCTTAATGCCaactgcacatccaccaatgtaatatatgccatcatatgccagcaatgcccctttgctatgtacatcggccaaactggacagtctctaaggaaaaggataaatggacacaaatcagatattgggaatggcaatatacaaaaacctgtaggagaacacttcaacctccctggccacacaatagcagatcttaaggtggccatcctgcagcaaaaaaacttcaggaccagacttcaaagagaaactgctgagctccagttcatctgcaaatttgacaccatcagctcaggattaaacaaagactgtgaatggcttgccaactacagaaccaatttctcctcccttggttttcactcaactgctagaacagggcctcatcctccctgattgaactaacctcgttatctctagcttgcctcttgcttgcatatataaacctgcccctggaaatttccactacttgcatccgacgaagtgggtattcacccacgaaagctcatgctccaaaacatctgttagtctataaggtgccacaagactctttgctgcttttacagatccagactaacacggctacccctctgataatttgaTCTTGAAATTTCCTTGTGGTCAGtgccgagagagagagatctcacaCTAAGGTTTGATTTTTAGAGGCCACTAGGGAGTGTAGTATTGATTAGACTCATTTTGTCTCACTTCCTCGCCTTCTTGCTGAAAGCCACAGCATAAATCTGGACAAGTTGtttcaactttaaaaaacaacaacaaaaatactcTGCACTTAGTTACACTGATGGGGTTGCATGGGTATATCTCtgggcagaatttgtcccttaaACATCAGAACCCTAAGACAGGAGAAGTAACTTGCACTAAGTCCAAACACTTTTTGCTCGAAGAGATGTTTCCTTGGAGTACCCTGGCTGAATCAAAGAGCAGCAGCCATGAAGAGGAGAAGGTGGCACAGAGGCTGGACCAGGAAGACAAGATTGATCGGGCAAAATTTACCAGCAGCAAAACCTAATGACAGCAGAGTTGGATGATGTGAAAATCTTTGTAGAAAGCACTAATCTGAAATTGCAGAGCTTTCAAGGAAGATTTGATGCAGTCGAGGTTTGCACTAGTGCTTCAGAGGCTCTTGATCTGCTTATTAACCTGCACATGAACATTAAAGCAGATGTGACAGttatattagggaaaaaaatgaagattTGGAGAACAGAAGCTGGTAACCTGCAGCTCTTGGGGAAGGGTGATTGAGGGTGTAGAAAGCACAACTGCAAAAGCATGTGTGCAACAGTGTTCCTCTATGGGAGCAAGGCCACACTTTGCCCTTTAGTCTATTGTCCCTATCCCTGtaagaagtgtgtgtgtttgtgtgatgGAGTGGCTGTAGCTTGCTTGCTTCCCCTTataaccttgatttttttttctctttctctcatctCCCGCACCAGAATGAACCCATCTTCCTGAAATATTGCATGTTATACTATCATTCCAGGGACAAGTTTCTTGGCTCATTGGACCTGAGAACTTAGTTAAGATGGCATTGTACCCTTTCATCAGTACTTGTTAGAATTCCAGAAGTGACCATCTCAGGTGGAAAAAGCTAGAGGAAAGTTAGGATTTCAAATAGCTGGATGGAGAATGAGAAGAACTACAAAAAGAGAGGCTAGTGTGTTTCTAGCTAGCAAGTCATGTGGGAAAAAACCCAGCAATCCTTGATGTGCCATATGAAAAGTCTGAAGATAACTAAAGTGAGACCGTTATACTTTTCTCACTCATTTGATTGCCACTCAAAGAAGATATAGGGCAGGTCTCGACTACTGCTTAAGTCGATCCCTGAGCAATGTATGTTAGGTGTGGACCTCCCTCCTCCACCGAGCAACAGAAGTTTCATGCTGTCCACCCTggcgctatgtcagcgggagacactctcctgccaacatagcttatgcttctcccatcggcatagcgCTTCTCCACCAGACACTCTACAGCAGCAGAGTTAcatcggtgcagctgtgccaacatagtgctgcagtgtagacttgcccATAGAGTGGGGTATTAGAACTCCTTCGGGACTGTAACTGTCTTCCTGCATGTGTATGTATGTTGACTAGTGCATTTTCGGAGCTACCATAGTGTAACTAACAAAAAGGAAGGACCTCTACTAGTGTGAAGCTGTGCGTGTGTGATACAACTGTTCCTTTAATATGCGCCACACCAAGCTAAAGGGACTTTTTAGCTaggagggaccactgtgatcctctagtctgacatTCTGTAGAACTTCAGGTGATaggatccctccccccccccccaaaaaaaattctcatttgaactagagcatatcttgttttttttttttgtttttttttttaaatccaatctTGTTCTAAAAATGACCAGCGATGGAAAATCTACCACAACACTTGCTACAGTATTCCAAAGGCTAAACACCCTCGTTGTTAAATTTACACCCCgtctccagtctgaatttgtctagctttgacttccagccattggatcctgtaATACTTTCCTCCACTAGACTGAAGAGCTGATTATcaattccccccaacccccatgtAGGTACTCATAGATTGTAGTAAAGTCAACTCACCCATTAAGCTTCTCGTGGGAAACTAagtagactgagctccttgaaccTATCGCTATaagggcatgttttctaatcttttaatcattcttgtggctcttctctgaaccccctccaattaatccacatcctttttgaattctggacaccagaattggatacagtcttccagcagtggtcactCCAACGCCAGATAGAGGCAACATAACTTCTCTACTCTATTGGAGATTCCCTGGTTTATTCAGCCAAAGATGGCATTAACTTTTTTGGGCATGTCATTGAGCTTCAAAGTCCTGTTTAGCTGATTGTCCATcatgactcccaaatctttttcatagtcactgcttcacaggatagagtccccattctgtaagtatggcctacattctttgttcctagatgtattcatttacatttagctgaattaaaatgcatattgtttgcttgcgcccagctCACCCTGttatccagattgctctgtatcagtccTCTTCATCATTTAGCACTTCCCCAAACttaatttgcaaactttatcaggggggagggatagctcagtggtttgagcattggcctgctaaacccagggttgtgagttcaatccttgaggaggccagaGGATAGGGGGGGGCAAAATGGTCCTGCTagtgtgaaggcaggggctgggacaatgacctttcaaggtcccgtccagttctaggagattggtatatctccaattattacctatcagAAATAatgttgttttcttccagatgactgataaaaatgttaactagCAAAGGGCTGTGATCAGTTTCCTTGAGAGATCCCACTAGAAATACACctacttgatgattccctgttttacaattacattttgagacctccCAGTTAGTCAGCTTTTAATCCATGTAGTATCTCCCATGttagttttgtatcattctagtttttgaatcaaaatgttgtgcaataTGCCTTACAAAAATTTATTACACAATGCTTTACTTTTTATCAACAAACTTGTCATTTCATTCAAAAAACATCTATCTAgtttgacaggatttattttccataaacctgtGTTGGGTTGCATTAGTTACATTATCCTCctctaattctttattaattgaatcctgTATCCCTGAAGCTGAACTGAATGGATACCAAGAGGATTGGCATTAGTAGCAGAGCTGAGAAAGGTTGATCTATGGGTGCCATGCTATATGCCATAGCTGAACAGAAGCTGTATTCAGCTGAGTGGGTTCCCTGTTACCATTCCTCTAATGTGTGTGAGATGAAGTCTTGGGTTCAGAAAGAGAGTTCTGACCTGAATTTGCTATTCTGGTTTCAAATGCTACTGTAACTAGTTCAGTCAGGGTACCGGTGGTGGCATTCCTTCCCTCCTCCGTTAGGAAACTTAAAAAGCTAGAAATCTGGTATTAAGAAGTTGCTCTGACTCCTGTTGTGCCATGGGTTGTTTCATTTGTCAGGAAGTCCTGCAGGCCTTTTTACTTTATTGCCGTACTTCTTAGTTCAAAATAGGAGACCGATTTAGAGGACTGGAATGCCTCAAGTGGGCTTAAACTCTTCCTCAAAATACCCTGACATTGGGGATCTTAATTGCACTGTAATGGTATGCTCATGTGTGAGAGCATGCATGTGCTCACACACGCTGGTTTTAAAGAAACTCTCTCTTCTTAGCTTATTGCTCCATATCTTTAGTATAAGGAAGCTAGGGCAAAGGATGAGGAGACTTGCAACAAGAGCTTTTACCAGCACTTCTGTGTCATGGTCTCTCCTACATCCTCTTGAGGTTCATTTTTCTGTGGTGGCGTTTCTTCCTTGTACTCAATGTGTTCTCATACTTCTGTTCTTGCTGTAGAAGTTTCTAGACTGAAGTGGAACTGGCAGCCTCCTTGCCTTATATTGTCTTGACTGGTGGCCTCCTTGCTTTCTGGTAGGTAGAGCCATAACACGTAGCATAAGGGATCTATTGGATAACGTGGGAAGAGGAAAACCAAGGTAAACCCACTTACCCTTCGGTATTTCTTTTGTTCCACTTTCTAAGTTTAAGGTTTAACTGGAATACGGTTGAAGCAGAGAGGAAGATTGAAAACCTCGTTTTGCCCTAGCAtaaatgttttggggttttttgctttCCGCTGACACATTTCTATCACTAGGCAAAAGGAGCAGATGAGGAAGACAAACAGAGGAAGAGATGTGGATGAGAGGCTCTTATTCCATGGAACAAGTACATCCCATCTGCATGCCATCTGTGGGCAGAACTTTGACTGGAGAATCTGTGGGACCCATGGAACATTATATGGAAAAGGTATAGAGGTAGTGTGTGTACATGTACCAtgaacactctctctctctctctctattcctGGAATGTAATGAAACGGACTCAAATTAATACTGCAGAAGTCAACTTCCTACagactgggcctgattctctgttgcctTGCATCTTTAGTGGCCACTTACACCAATGCAGAGTGAGCACAAAGGCTATTGAACTGGCATTTTACATCTACTTTTTACAGGTGTAAATTATTACTCAGAGTGCAGAGCAACATGGTTTCAAATTTAAAAGATCTGTTCTATCCTTCTGAACTCAATTGTGCTATTTTGCTCAGTTTGAAAACtctcactgattttaatgggattgTGTTCTAATATTAATGGAAGATAGTCAGGCATATCAAAGGGCATGTAGAATGTGTGCTTGCTTTCTAGCAACACTTTTGGTCTGTTTGACTAGTTTTTTGTGTTGGTATTTAGAAATACTGAAAGGATCCTCTCTTTCAGGTAGGGGTTCAGTGAATAGTTAACCGCAGAAGGGCTTGTCTGGTTCTGTATAATTTCAGAGCAACCTTATCTGTTGGGAACTTCTGATTTGAATCCATCATTCCTTAAGTTTAACATTATTACTAGGTTTTTATTGTGCATCACTTTAAAACTCTAGCTTTGTCTTCATGGTTCATGATGTCTCAAGATTCCATTGTTGGAATATTAACTGCAGAATTTGTAGCCGACTACTATCTGCtagcttgtaaaaaaaaaatggattgaGAACTCTCTTGCAGAAGCTCTTTTTCTTAAATCCAAAGAAATAGAAGTTTGACAAACACTCTTGAGGCAACCATGTgctttagagcagtgtttcttaATGAATGGTCTGTGGACCGGCGCCaatccctgagatctccctgatacagtttaggaaggcagcaagcccgTCCTTGGTGTCAAAAAAAGTTGAGAAACATTGCTTTAGAGGCTGTTGAAAAGGCCGCCTCCTTCTCCTATTGTAGTCAATAGGAACTTGGATATTGACTggggctggtcaaaattttttgctttttctgtatggaaaattggggttttgacaAAATGAGAACTTTTTGCAGAAAGCGACTTCTTttctctgaggctatgtctatgcTAATAGAGCCTATGTTGACTCTGCCAATGTAGCTGCGCAcctttagtgtagacacaccATTCACGGAGAGTTTTTCTGCTGGTActggaacaccacctccctgtgCAAGGTTAGCGATGCCAACAGAAACACTCTTCTGTTAGCACAGTTGCATCTACACCGATgattttgtcagcatagctatgttacGAGATGGGGGTTGTtgttgtggttgtttttttttcacacccctgaccaacacagATGTGCCAGCACACATTTTTAAGTATGGGCCGTGCCAaagttttttgctttttgtttctttgttttaatcTGAAAAGCAAAAAGTTTTCCCAGAGGGGAGAGAACTACTTCCTGACCagctaaggtctggtctacacagaTTTAGTGGCATaactatgtcagtcaggggtgtgactTCATTTCCAAAATACCAGCCCAGCCCTTAGTGTGGACACGGTTATATAAGATAGTAGTATACCTATTTACATGCATCCATACTAGGAGTTCTACTGGTATTTGAGGGGGGAAAAGTCACATCCCTAACTGACACAGTTTACTAGTATCTTATATTGGTACAGTTTGCTCCTCTTCTAGTACAGAAATAAGCTATATTGGAATAAGGTACTGTTGTACCtctaagggtaggtttacacttaccttcccggtcaacgcggtgagttcgacttctcggagttcaaactatcgcgtctgatctagacgcgatagttcgaactccggaagcgctgcggttgactccggtactccaccactgcaaacggcggtggcggagtcgacggggaagccgtggagttcgaccccgccgcgtctggacgggtgagtaggttgaactagggtacttcgaattcagctacgctattcacgtagctgaatttgcataccctagttcgacccccctcttagtgtagaccaggcctaagtgcaaCCATGCTAGGGGCTGGTGCTAGTTTAACTATActagtatagttaaagtggttcAACTTtgatgtgtagacaagccccagtGCTGACTTAACTAGGCGCAGGATGCAGTCCTTGAAGTAAAACACGCATTAAAAAGCCAAAATAGTTGCACTAGTTAGTTAACTAACTTACTGACTATGGGTGATTGAGGGTGTCTTAAAAAGCATGATTAGATATTGACCTTAAACATAATGTACGAGTATGATTTAGGAGATATCTATAGTTACCTGGAGATATCTATATCTGTAGTTACAGTGTGAAGGAGATATCTATAGTTACAGTGTGAAGGGCACTTGTTGAAATGCTGTAAGCTAGACCATCAACTGTTATGGCAGTAATAGATACAAGCATAAAATAAAGTCTACAGAAATAATTCTTATCTTGGCTTTTTCTTGTTCTTAGGAAGCTACTTTGCCAGAGACGCTCGTTATTCCCATCAATATTGTCAGACTGGCTCCAGTTCCAAGACCATGATCGTAGCTCGAGTGCTAGTTGGAGACTTTGTTCAAGGAAGCAATAACTACCTTCGCCCTCCACCCAGACCTAACAATTCGAACAGCTTTTATGACAGCTGTGTGGACAGTCCAGTGAATCCCTCCATTTTTGTCATCTTTGAGAAGCACCAGATTTACCCAGAATATATAATAGAATATGCAGAAGGGTACAGCTGTGTGATCTTGTAATGGACAGCAATATCACTTTCCTACACTGAGATAGTCAAATGATTTTACatatttcctattttaaaatatatttattggtACTACTGtctttgtgtgtctctgtgtgttatGAAACAGTTTTTGAAATGCAACAAAACAGAAGTAGCCAGTCCCATCATGGATTATTGGCACTTTGGTATATTAAAAATACAGAACTCTAAGGGTTACTCCTGCACTaaagggagaggagctggggtcTGGAGAAGAAGGGAGCCTGTTTCCCATAATGCATAGGAGTGCTGGAAGAGGTGCAGGGGCCTCAGTTTAGTCAGGCCCCATTTTCATATCTTGCACTTTGGAGAAGTAttgctgttccctgccccctcGAGACTAGCACCTATTAGCACCCAACTCCAGCTGGCATCTACTGGCGTACATGTAGCACTGCATGCCACAGTCCAGTATCTCTGCTTTCAGATGAAATCCTTCATCAGCTATTTCCCACAACGGGTTGTCTCTGCTCTCCTTGCTCCCGGGGCTAGGCCTGGATTTACCCGTAAGAAAAAACACAAAGTATAGAACTTGCAGCATCCCCTGAGCAAATGTTTAAGGCACATTCTGTACTCTGGAACATGGATCATAATACCGGAGTGGCTTTATATTACACTATGATAGCCAGAAACAATCATTAAAAGTTGGTCAGTATCTCCTTGGACTGAGGGACTTGCAAAAGACAATGTTGGAATTGTCATATTTGGGGTGATCATGTCTGAAGGATAGAAGCAGAACTGTCATTTCCTTGAAATCTTCACTCTTCTTCTCCAGAGAAGGTATCGTATTGTTGCTggctcaaagggcccgaggcggagcaacagcaggggttcgttgcccggtgtgcatcgcactaattaacacaccagcatggagaagcaaaaccatgtttatttgagcccaaataaggtgccagggagaaaaaacattctcaaatcctgcacacccgcgcgcaggcggggtcccagtatttataccccccttgtttgtgtaagccttttgtttggttttccccctcacccttcccttcccaacagcagttactttaaacattacatctcagcgtgttagaaaagttcccattcgcatgcTTATCTTTGGCCTTGTCGGCCCAGGCACATGTAGacttttctcccccctctccccctcctccccgccgcttttgctgtttcaaactcctgcatctgcaagctgagacagctgacagttactcattttgcttgctgtcagtgagcatcttaggctggttaaagttcacagcatggaagacctctggttcactcaggcctgcagtcacaactttggtttacttaggcctagtgacaccaacagtaTAGAGAAATGTGTCCACAGACTGCACAATCCTCTCTTGTATAGGGAGAAGTTCAGCTGTCTAGCAAAGAGTTATTTGTCAAAGGGTAGCTAAACACACACTACAATTTGCATGAATAACTCTA includes the following:
- the LOC120369605 gene encoding protein mono-ADP-ribosyltransferase PARP12-like isoform X1 produces the protein MHLQSIVRMEYIWYWLDGSGQWIEYGKQHANYCAATVTSEDLEAAFLADRKGTVLFQAGSWQYEINFQDMVQINLHYQTRRKVCRWPKFVFFGGGYKSERSQLETTYPFHLFPPNWDQSALPEIGYKLVELSDTTSEYKEVKDLFEKTMKNYRICRLQRIQNPSLWQVFQWQKEQMRKTNRGRDVDERLLFHGTSTSHLHAICGQNFDWRICGTHGTLYGKGSYFARDARYSHQYCQTGSSSKTMIVARVLVGDFVQGSNNYLRPPPRPNNSNSFYDSCVDSPVNPSIFVIFEKHQIYPEYIIEYAEGYSCVIL
- the LOC120369605 gene encoding protein mono-ADP-ribosyltransferase PARP12-like isoform X3, with protein sequence MEYIWYWLDGSGQWIEYGKQHANYCAATVTSEDLEAAFLADRKGTVLFQAGSWQYEINFQDMVQINLHYQTRRKVCRWPKFVFFGGGYKSERSQLETTYPFHLFPPNWDQSALPEIGYKLVELSDTTSEYKEVKDLFEKTMKNYRICRLQRIQNPSLWQVFQWQKEQMRKTNRGRDVDERLLFHGTSTSHLHAICGQNFDWRICGTHGTLYGKGSYFARDARYSHQYCQTGSSSKTMIVARVLVGDFVQGSNNYLRPPPRPNNSNSFYDSCVDSPVNPSIFVIFEKHQIYPEYIIEYAEGYSCVIL
- the LOC120369605 gene encoding protein mono-ADP-ribosyltransferase PARP12-like isoform X2, yielding MLRMEYIWYWLDGSGQWIEYGKQHANYCAATVTSEDLEAAFLADRKGTVLFQAGSWQYEINFQDMVQINLHYQTRRKVCRWPKFVFFGGGYKSERSQLETTYPFHLFPPNWDQSALPEIGYKLVELSDTTSEYKEVKDLFEKTMKNYRICRLQRIQNPSLWQVFQWQKEQMRKTNRGRDVDERLLFHGTSTSHLHAICGQNFDWRICGTHGTLYGKGSYFARDARYSHQYCQTGSSSKTMIVARVLVGDFVQGSNNYLRPPPRPNNSNSFYDSCVDSPVNPSIFVIFEKHQIYPEYIIEYAEGYSCVIL